TTCATAAAAAAAGAGAACAGATCGGAAAGAATAGAAATAAATCCGATCAAAGCAATAAGATAAACAAACCAAAAAGGTATATTAAAAAATCCGAATCTTTCATGTGCAGGAAGATACCATACTAAGGCAAAAAAGCATATTACAACGAAAATCGCCGGGATTGAAATTTTTGGTTTATGATCTAATTTTTGCAAGACGTCTTTGGAAAATATTCTGGAATTTTACTCTTTTATAAACTTTCTTTAAAATAGGATTTTTACGAATGAGCTCGTTATTCGTTTTGAAACAAACTGACTATTTAAATGAGGATTTTGCAAACTTTTCATTTACTGAACTTTATAAAATTAAGTAATATAAGTTTTATTACAAAGCGCTGCTAGAATGCAAAATTTTCGTTATTCGATTATATAGTTTCTGAGCAGTAAGATCGTATTTTTAAATTTGTATATAATTAATTGAGTAGCACTATAAATTCCACCTCATTCCGATTCAAGATTTGTTCTTAGAGAACAAAATTCAACGAACAACCTTACTACAAGCGAAAAAAGTTTTCGGACCTATAAACGATACTAAGTTTCACAAAAATGTAAGAACTCATACAATACAACGGCCTTTGCGAAGCCCATACATTTTATTAAAGATTCTTCTTCTAAAGTTTTGGAATAAACTCTCAATTCACTTTTGTACTTAAAAACTACAACAGAATAAGCAATCTTCACGATAAAGATTCAGAACGCTCAATTTTATATGGATTCGATAAAACCATTTTGTTAATCGTAGATATGGATTTTTTCAACAACTCTAATTCGTCATAGGTTCGACTTTATTGGACGCCTAACCTACGTTTTGTGATTTTTGATCGTTTTGTAATTCTCAGTATGGAGATCGAGAAGGAAACATGTGAAAAACTTTAGAATCGTTCTCTTTGAGAAGTTCCGCAATATCCAAAGCTTCTTGGATCTTTTTACGTTTGTCCGGTTCTTCTTGAAGCCAAAAGGCCACAAAAGACTCCAATCTTTTATAATCTTTGATAAACGAAAGAGAACGGATGTATTGAATTTTGTCCTCTTCTTCGACTATTTTTAATTGTATTACAGATTGATAAGCGGCGGCGGCGGCACGGTAATTTCCAGTATTATAATAAGCTTGAGCTAAGAATCTTTTTTCGTGAAGAGGAAGTTCGCCATACTGAGAATAAATTTTTATCGCCTTTCTATAATTTTGGTGAATTTCCATTACAAGTCTTGCATGAATCAACATGTATTCTTTAGAAATAAATCCTTCTTTAACAAAATCGACACACTGGGAATAAGCATCCGCTTTGTTTCCTAAAAGAAAATTGGACTTTAAAAGAAGAAGTTTCGCGGCTCTAAAATTCGGCTTCAGTTCTATCGCTCTTTCCGCTTCTGCCTTGGCTCTTAAAAAATTTCCGGTCTCAAAATAAGCCAATGCCAAGTTGATTCTATAAAACGGATTGTAATTGGAAAGTTCCACCGCCTTTTGAAAATATTCCAAAGACTTTGCCCATTTATTTCTTTGAACAAAAATCATTCCCAATAAATAATAAGAAGGATCGTGGCTCGAATGAATTTGAATTGCTTTTAAAAGAAAATTTTTCGACTGAGGATATCTTCCCTGGGCGTAAAGATAAGAACCCTTCAAATAATGATACTCAACCGAGTTTTCATCCAATTTTTTAATCTTATCAATATTGATGAAAGCTTTAGAAAGATTGTTGGCTCGAATGAGATTAACGGTTTCCGTATTTAAAGCGGTGATTTGAATTTTACGTCTGGCCGCATCGGTCGGATTTAAAGGAACCTGATCTTGATTAGATTCCGGAAAACTTTCGTCTTCCTCGTTGGCAAAAAGAATCCCCGAAAGAAAAAACAAAAATAAAAAC
The nucleotide sequence above comes from Leptospira kirschneri serovar Cynopteri str. 3522 CT. Encoded proteins:
- a CDS encoding tetratricopeptide repeat protein, translated to MKRIFYLFLFLFFLSGILFANEEDESFPESNQDQVPLNPTDAARRKIQITALNTETVNLIRANNLSKAFINIDKIKKLDENSVEYHYLKGSYLYAQGRYPQSKNFLLKAIQIHSSHDPSYYLLGMIFVQRNKWAKSLEYFQKAVELSNYNPFYRINLALAYFETGNFLRAKAEAERAIELKPNFRAAKLLLLKSNFLLGNKADAYSQCVDFVKEGFISKEYMLIHARLVMEIHQNYRKAIKIYSQYGELPLHEKRFLAQAYYNTGNYRAAAAAYQSVIQLKIVEEEDKIQYIRSLSFIKDYKRLESFVAFWLQEEPDKRKKIQEALDIAELLKENDSKVFHMFPSRSPY